Proteins encoded by one window of Paraburkholderia sabiae:
- a CDS encoding GntR family transcriptional regulator: MNKRALGQNGSPLHESVRAEISRRIADGIYKPGDVIMSTAQLGEEFGVSSITVKRALRDLQSEGVLTSIPGKGTFVKDRRRFIREVDVCMSSQDDARRHGFDTKIELISITKERITDPALSVFELPNKVLLCVRKVIYADGVPIMYDSAYVPTNIADEIVDEFGERYIVDALRRHNVDIKDMSIIIDASPASVEAQRIFSIPNGYPTLRRLYDLKTKDPATFVIGIVESPFDRLACSVRLNSLQLSKMVKTKK, translated from the coding sequence ATGAACAAACGCGCTTTGGGCCAAAACGGCTCGCCCCTTCACGAATCCGTGCGTGCCGAGATCTCGCGACGGATTGCCGATGGAATATACAAGCCGGGCGATGTGATCATGTCGACGGCGCAACTTGGCGAAGAGTTCGGCGTCAGTTCCATTACTGTAAAGCGCGCCTTGCGGGATCTTCAGTCCGAGGGCGTACTGACTTCAATTCCCGGCAAGGGAACCTTCGTGAAGGATCGACGCCGCTTTATCCGCGAGGTGGACGTATGTATGTCTTCGCAGGACGACGCGCGACGGCATGGCTTCGATACGAAGATCGAGCTGATATCGATCACGAAAGAGAGAATTACTGATCCAGCCTTGAGCGTATTCGAGCTTCCGAACAAGGTCTTGCTTTGCGTTCGCAAGGTGATCTATGCGGACGGTGTGCCTATCATGTACGACTCGGCGTATGTGCCTACGAATATCGCAGACGAAATCGTTGATGAATTTGGAGAGCGCTACATTGTTGATGCGCTTCGACGACATAACGTCGACATCAAGGATATGTCTATTATCATAGACGCGTCGCCCGCATCGGTGGAGGCACAGCGAATATTTTCCATTCCCAATGGCTATCCAACCTTGCGCCGACTTTACGACCTCAAAACGAAGGATCCGGCGACGTTTGTCATTGGCATTGTCGAATCACCGTTCGATCGTTTGGCCTGTTCGGTCAGGCTCAATTCTCTGCAGCTTTCGAAGATGGTGAAGACGAAGAAATAA